The stretch of DNA CGCGCCCGCTGGCCGGAGTACATGCGCGCCTACGAGGACGCGATCTCCCGGACGTCCACCGACTACGCGCCCTGGTACGTGGTGCCGGGCGACCGGAAGTGGTTCCGCGACCTCCTCATCGCCGAGACCCTGGTGGGCACGCTGAAGAAGCTGAAGATGAAGTATCCGCAACCCGACTTTGATCCGGCGGCGATCCGCATCGACTGATGGGCCACACGCCGGAGGCGCTCGCCCGCCATCCCAATCCGCTGGCCGCGCACTACCGCCGCTTCCGCGTGGGGGAGCGGCTGCTGCTCACGGGCCATTCCCACCAGGCGTGGCCCGACTGCGGCTTCGCGGGGCAGCTCCAGGCCTGGCTCGACGCCGCTGAGTGGGTGGACGACAAGTGGGCGCGCGCCTTCGAGCAGGCCGATGCGGTCCGGCGCGGCTTCGCCCAGCTGCTGGACGACCCCGGCGGCGACATCGCGCTGGGTGCCAGCACACACGAGCTGTTGCTCCGCTTTCTCTCCGCCCTGCCGCTGGCGCGCCGGCCGCGGCTGGTGACCACCGACGGTGAATTCCATACCATCCGCCGCCAACTCGACCGCCTGGCGGAGGAGGGGATCGAGGTGGTCCGGGTGCCCGCGGAGCCCGCCGACGACGCGGCGGCGCGGCTGGCCGACGTCGTCGACGACCGCACCGCGGCGGCGCTCGTCTCGTCGGTCTTCTTCGGGTCGGGGCGGATCGTGCCGGGGTTGGGGATTCTCGCCGAGCGGTGCCGCCGCGTGGGCGCCGCCCTGCTGGTGGACGCCTACCACAGTCTGAACGTGGTCCCGTTCTCGGTGCGGGCCGAAGGGCTGGCGGACACCTTCGTGGTGGGCGGCGGCTACAAGTACTGCCAACTCGGCGAGGGGAACTGCTTCCTGCGCCTGCCCCCCGGTTGCCGCCTGCGGCCGGTGGTCACCGGGTGGTTCGCCGAGTTCGCCGCGCTGGACCGGACGCCCGTCGGCGGCGTGGGCTACGGCGAGGGGGCGGCGCGCTTCGCCGGTTCCACCTACGATCCCACGAGCCACTACCGCGCCGCGGCGGTGTTCGACTTTTTCGAACGCGAAGGCCTGACCCCGGCGCTGCTTCGAACGGTGAGCCGGCATCAAGTGGGCCTGCTCGCGGAGCGGTTCGATGCGCTGGATCTCGACCCGGCAATCATCACCCGCGGCCGGTCGGCGCCGCTCGAGGCCCTGGGCGGCTTCCTGGTGCTCCACGCCCCGGCGGCCGCCGACATCTGCCGCCGTCTCAAGGCGGCCGGCGTCTGGACCGATTCCCGCGGCGAGGCGCTGCGCCTGGGTCCGGCGCCGTATCTGTCCGACTCCCAGCTCGAGGCGGCCGTGGCCATCCTGGGCGAAGTAGCCCGCTCCTCCTCGTGATTCGTCAACGTAATCGTGATCGGACTTGGGACCTGGGTTC from Acidobacteriota bacterium encodes:
- a CDS encoding kynureninase: MGHTPEALARHPNPLAAHYRRFRVGERLLLTGHSHQAWPDCGFAGQLQAWLDAAEWVDDKWARAFEQADAVRRGFAQLLDDPGGDIALGASTHELLLRFLSALPLARRPRLVTTDGEFHTIRRQLDRLAEEGIEVVRVPAEPADDAAARLADVVDDRTAAALVSSVFFGSGRIVPGLGILAERCRRVGAALLVDAYHSLNVVPFSVRAEGLADTFVVGGGYKYCQLGEGNCFLRLPPGCRLRPVVTGWFAEFAALDRTPVGGVGYGEGAARFAGSTYDPTSHYRAAAVFDFFEREGLTPALLRTVSRHQVGLLAERFDALDLDPAIITRGRSAPLEALGGFLVLHAPAAADICRRLKAAGVWTDSRGEALRLGPAPYLSDSQLEAAVAILGEVARSSS